The Tepidibacter aestuarii genome contains a region encoding:
- a CDS encoding tyrosine-type recombinase/integrase: protein MEGLSEYEHELFKEFSRKLKPLSRSDYLNKIILFKSTLSDKNLLNININESKQFIEYINSIYAKSTCEKIYSYLHSFYNFLVKENYIQNNPFANISKPYVSRIKNKNDVLSLDELNKLISIFPNLNKRDRAIISFLISTGCLLNELINLKWKDLTSNTQNNCSCKIGNQKKERIVELPSYSWDLIMDYKESIQITSIDDFVFKSRNSNTITDRNVRLIVKNALSMAGLSNYSAKDFRHSFATFSLKSGLKDENVKEKLGWSDKNYATRYKYVMNFVDSDDIDYIIDDDELNIYKSKNNK from the coding sequence ATGGAGGGTTTATCAGAATATGAACATGAACTATTCAAGGAATTTTCTAGAAAACTTAAACCTCTAAGTAGATCTGACTATTTAAATAAAATAATCCTATTTAAGTCTACTTTAAGCGATAAAAATTTGCTAAACATAAATATTAATGAAAGCAAACAATTCATAGAATATATCAACAGTATATATGCTAAATCAACTTGCGAAAAAATATACAGTTATTTGCACAGTTTTTATAATTTTCTAGTGAAAGAAAATTATATACAAAATAACCCCTTTGCTAATATAAGTAAACCTTATGTATCTAGAATAAAAAATAAAAACGATGTATTGAGTCTTGATGAGTTAAATAAGTTAATATCTATATTCCCTAATTTGAATAAGAGAGATAGGGCTATAATTTCTTTTTTAATTAGTACAGGATGCTTATTGAACGAGTTAATAAACTTGAAATGGAAAGACTTAACATCTAATACTCAAAATAACTGTTCATGTAAAATAGGGAATCAAAAAAAAGAACGCATAGTGGAACTGCCCTCGTATTCATGGGATTTGATTATGGATTATAAAGAATCTATACAAATTACTAGTATTGACGATTTTGTTTTCAAAAGTAGAAATAGTAACACAATTACTGATAGAAATGTAAGACTTATAGTAAAAAATGCTTTGTCTATGGCTGGTCTTAGTAATTACTCAGCAAAAGACTTTAGACACTCTTTTGCCACATTTTCTTTAAAATCTGGATTAAAAGATGAAAATGTAAAAGAAAAATTGGGATGGAGTGATAAGAACTATGCAACGCGATATAAATACGTTATGAATTTTGTAGATAGTGATGATATTGATTATATTATAGATGATGATGAATTAAATATATATAAATCAAAAAATAATAAATAG
- a CDS encoding undecaprenyl-diphosphate phosphatase, whose amino-acid sequence MSDILKAIILSIVEGVTEFLPISSTGHLILVNQWINFEGNFGFYFNVIIQFGAILSVVILYFKKLNPFDKSKTQIQKQQTINLWSKVIVGFIPAAILGFLFADIIENYLSNPIVVAIMLFIGGIFILVLENSSKRVKINNFDKLSYKTAFSIGMIQCLAMIPGTSRSAATIIGAMLLGTSRQVAAEFSFFLAIPTMAGATAYSVLKMVKSGVTITSNQWMVLLVGIIGSFIVATCVISFFMNYIKRKDFKIFGYYRIVLSVIILFHYFVK is encoded by the coding sequence ATGAGCGATATTTTAAAAGCTATAATCCTTTCTATTGTAGAAGGGGTTACAGAATTCTTACCTATTAGTAGCACGGGGCATTTAATTCTTGTCAATCAATGGATAAATTTTGAAGGTAATTTTGGATTTTACTTTAATGTTATTATTCAGTTTGGAGCTATTTTATCTGTTGTAATCTTGTATTTTAAAAAACTCAATCCTTTTGATAAATCCAAAACACAAATACAAAAACAGCAAACTATTAATTTATGGTCAAAAGTAATAGTTGGATTTATTCCAGCTGCTATATTAGGATTTTTATTTGCAGATATAATAGAAAACTATTTAAGTAATCCTATAGTAGTGGCTATAATGCTGTTTATTGGTGGTATTTTTATACTAGTTTTAGAAAATAGCTCTAAAAGAGTCAAAATAAATAATTTTGATAAACTAAGCTATAAAACGGCTTTTTCAATAGGTATGATTCAATGTTTAGCAATGATTCCTGGAACTTCAAGATCTGCTGCTACAATCATAGGAGCAATGCTTTTAGGCACGTCAAGACAAGTAGCTGCAGAATTTTCTTTTTTCTTAGCAATACCTACAATGGCAGGCGCAACAGCTTATTCTGTGCTCAAGATGGTTAAAAGTGGAGTGACAATAACATCTAATCAGTGGATGGTATTACTAGTAGGTATTATAGGTTCATTTATAGTAGCTACATGTGTTATATCTTTTTTTATGAATTATATAAAAAGAAAGGATTTTAAAATATTTGGATACTATAGAATAGTTCTTTCTGTAATAATACTTTTTCATTACTTTGTTAAATAA
- a CDS encoding P-loop NTPase family protein, which translates to MKIYSNNIHSNLDSLRIKDSEMHFYENCINSLSGIGLTKVVPVNGINIDLMYIKNNNILFIKFMDTTEEIYSILEDELLEVMEEEYYTLQENLKSFNLDVKYNLIYIMPYIEIDNIENDFINNHIIDNIKYNELINDTSLLDKYLMGENDDVILNLFRFYISPEYHVIKKYDKENTKNKFFKKILFSKDEYRYNSLFLSPSQIEKINSIKYGNTLFTGPNGSSKTTILISRAIKLAKLYPKERFLFITYNKQLMHDIKNQINLLYKSPDNLDIYNYHGFIFKMAKDLNLVIDYNKLKLDFSKYFKNVFLQVKNTLKEKKIYKGIFIDGCENFNEEEIKFIHGILFKSKNIFNISVDKSQDIQNNIKSFKGFWENIAFDDIITLEYNYKQTQNISLFVNNFRSNIKKYIENFDDNLPNDYYLNTKSLRCEGEDVEIIFVDDIEEKIKSIIWEIEYLITKKGFGYSDIVIVYPYNKRKLKNGNMIYFQYILRKALEESNIPYIYANDELTNLSNKNGVTISNIYSINNLEYKSLILCQIEMLYGHHLSESSSNNEINNFIKNLNMICTALTCALDKITIVTTFKEENSDIIKMITSSL; encoded by the coding sequence TTGAAAATATATTCAAATAATATTCATTCTAATTTAGATTCGCTTAGAATAAAAGACAGTGAGATGCATTTTTATGAAAATTGTATAAACTCTTTAAGTGGTATAGGACTAACAAAAGTAGTTCCTGTAAATGGTATTAATATAGATTTAATGTATATTAAAAATAATAACATTCTATTCATTAAATTCATGGATACTACCGAAGAAATATATTCTATACTAGAAGATGAATTATTAGAAGTAATGGAAGAAGAATACTATACATTACAAGAAAATTTAAAAAGTTTTAATTTAGATGTTAAATATAACTTAATATATATTATGCCCTATATTGAAATAGATAATATAGAAAATGATTTTATAAATAATCATATTATTGATAATATTAAATATAATGAGTTAATTAATGATACAAGCCTATTAGATAAATACTTAATGGGTGAGAATGATGATGTTATTTTAAATCTATTTAGATTCTATATATCACCTGAATACCATGTCATAAAAAAATATGATAAGGAAAATACGAAAAACAAGTTTTTCAAAAAGATATTATTTTCTAAAGATGAATATAGATATAATTCATTATTTTTAAGTCCTTCTCAAATAGAAAAAATCAACTCTATAAAGTATGGTAATACTCTATTTACAGGTCCTAATGGCAGCTCTAAAACAACTATATTAATATCAAGAGCTATAAAACTTGCTAAATTGTATCCAAAGGAAAGATTTTTATTTATAACATATAATAAGCAGCTGATGCATGATATTAAAAATCAAATTAATTTATTATATAAATCACCTGATAACTTAGATATATATAACTATCATGGATTTATATTTAAGATGGCTAAAGATTTGAATCTAGTAATAGATTACAATAAGCTTAAGCTAGATTTTTCTAAATATTTTAAAAATGTTTTTTTACAAGTAAAAAACACATTGAAAGAAAAGAAAATATACAAAGGAATTTTCATAGATGGATGTGAAAACTTTAATGAAGAAGAGATAAAATTTATCCATGGTATATTATTTAAGTCTAAAAATATTTTTAATATATCAGTTGATAAATCTCAAGATATACAAAATAATATCAAATCATTCAAAGGTTTTTGGGAAAATATAGCTTTTGATGATATTATAACTCTTGAATATAACTATAAGCAAACACAAAACATATCTTTATTTGTAAATAATTTCAGAAGTAATATAAAGAAATATATAGAAAATTTCGATGACAATCTACCTAATGATTATTATTTAAATACAAAATCTTTGCGATGTGAAGGTGAAGATGTAGAGATTATATTTGTTGATGATATAGAAGAAAAAATCAAATCAATAATATGGGAAATAGAATACTTAATAACAAAAAAAGGATTCGGTTATTCAGATATAGTGATTGTATATCCGTATAATAAAAGAAAATTGAAAAATGGAAATATGATATATTTTCAATATATTTTAAGAAAAGCATTAGAGGAAAGTAATATACCTTATATATACGCAAATGATGAATTAACAAATTTAAGCAATAAAAATGGAGTAACAATATCTAATATATATTCTATAAATAATCTAGAATATAAATCACTTATATTATGTCAAATTGAAATGTTATATGGGCATCATTTGAGTGAGTCTAGTTCTAATAACGAAATTAACAATTTCATAAAAAACTTAAATATGATATGTACTGCATTAACATGTGCTCTAGATAAGATTACAATAGTTACAACGTTTAAAGAAGAGAACAGCGATATAATAAAGATGATTACAAGTTCGCTCTAA
- a CDS encoding pyridoxal phosphate-dependent aminotransferase — protein sequence MELSIKHSNISSSLTLAISAKAKKMQEDGIKVISFSVGEPDFNTPENIRNKAIDVIQNNNIGYTAASGMPALKNAICNKLKVDNNLVYNSKEIIVSNGAKHSLYNIFQAICNPEDEVIISTPYWVSYPELVKMAGAKPILIDCDEDNDFKYNIDDLKKNITHKTKAIILTSPSNPTGSVYTLDELKQIAELAVKNNIIVVSDEIYEKLIYDNQKHISIASLNEKIKELTIVVNGLSKCCAMTGWRIGYTASNEKIAIIMSNIQSHATSNPNTIAQYAAIEALEGDQSAIEYMRNEFDQRRKKMVELINDIPNISCNMPKGAFYVMVNISKVIGKKLGNYDINSSMDFANYLLENSHVAVVPGVAFGNDNYIRLSYATSQENIIEGLNRIKEALSNI from the coding sequence ATGGAACTTTCAATTAAACATAGCAATATTTCATCATCATTAACTTTAGCTATAAGTGCTAAAGCTAAAAAAATGCAAGAAGATGGTATTAAGGTTATAAGTTTTAGTGTAGGAGAACCTGACTTCAATACTCCTGAAAACATAAGAAACAAAGCTATTGATGTAATTCAAAACAATAACATAGGGTATACAGCAGCTTCTGGTATGCCAGCTCTTAAAAATGCTATATGCAATAAGTTAAAAGTAGACAATAACCTTGTTTATAATTCAAAAGAAATAATTGTATCTAATGGTGCAAAACATTCTTTGTATAATATATTCCAAGCTATTTGCAATCCTGAAGATGAGGTTATAATATCTACCCCATACTGGGTAAGCTACCCTGAATTAGTTAAAATGGCTGGAGCTAAGCCTATATTAATTGACTGTGATGAAGACAATGATTTCAAATACAATATTGATGATTTAAAGAAAAACATAACTCATAAAACTAAAGCTATAATACTAACTAGTCCATCTAACCCTACAGGATCTGTATATACATTAGATGAATTAAAACAAATTGCAGAGTTAGCTGTAAAAAATAATATAATAGTAGTTTCTGATGAGATTTACGAAAAACTTATATATGATAATCAGAAACATATAAGTATAGCTTCATTAAATGAAAAGATAAAAGAATTAACTATAGTTGTAAATGGATTATCTAAATGCTGCGCTATGACAGGATGGAGAATAGGATATACAGCTTCTAATGAAAAAATAGCTATTATAATGTCTAACATCCAAAGCCATGCTACATCAAATCCTAACACTATAGCTCAATATGCTGCAATTGAAGCTTTAGAAGGAGATCAGTCTGCAATTGAATATATGAGAAATGAATTTGATCAAAGAAGAAAAAAAATGGTTGAACTTATAAATGATATACCTAATATTTCATGTAATATGCCTAAAGGTGCGTTTTATGTAATGGTTAATATATCAAAAGTCATAGGTAAAAAATTAGGTAATTATGATATAAACAGTTCTATGGACTTTGCAAATTATCTGTTAGAAAACTCTCATGTAGCTGTTGTTCCTGGAGTAGCTTTTGGGAATGATAATTATATTAGATTATCGTATGCAACTTCTCAAGAAAATATAATAGAAGGATTAAATAGAATAAAAGAAGCTTTATCTAATATATAA
- a CDS encoding dipeptidase has translation MKYKIIDSHCDSVTRIEDNNLSFYDNDITHINLQKLLKSNVKIQFMAVYIDYTIPFPDSYFKAIGYINKLHEYEKNSDNIKIIKNKSDLDYVMNNDNIVGIIISIEGAHIIDDNIEIIKSLNILGVKSLTLTWNYKNKVACGTMESIDFGLTDFGRSVINTMNNMNIIIDVSHASYKTFYDVLQLTKQPIIASHSLSNHINEHKRNLTDDQIKELSKINGIIGINFYEEFVGKAKNISSLVDHIERIIYIGGSECVGFGSDFDGCNVINPLKDCTYLYLIIDELLKRNYNNDFIKKICYKNYLDLLSKFY, from the coding sequence ATGAAATATAAAATAATAGATAGCCATTGTGATAGTGTAACAAGAATAGAAGACAATAATTTGTCTTTTTATGATAATGATATTACTCATATAAATTTGCAGAAATTATTAAAATCCAATGTTAAAATTCAATTTATGGCTGTATACATAGATTATACCATTCCCTTTCCAGATTCCTATTTTAAAGCTATAGGATATATAAATAAATTGCATGAATATGAAAAAAATAGTGATAATATAAAAATAATAAAAAATAAAAGTGATTTAGATTATGTCATGAATAATGATAATATAGTAGGAATTATTATTTCCATAGAAGGAGCTCATATAATAGATGACAATATAGAAATAATAAAATCATTAAATATATTAGGAGTAAAATCATTAACTCTAACTTGGAACTATAAAAACAAAGTGGCTTGTGGCACAATGGAAAGTATTGATTTTGGATTAACTGATTTTGGTAGATCTGTTATAAATACTATGAATAACATGAACATAATAATAGATGTTTCTCACGCTTCTTATAAAACATTTTATGATGTTCTACAATTGACTAAACAACCTATAATAGCTTCTCATTCTTTAAGTAATCATATAAATGAACATAAAAGAAACTTAACAGATGATCAAATAAAAGAACTTTCCAAAATCAACGGAATAATAGGTATTAATTTTTATGAAGAATTTGTTGGAAAAGCTAAGAATATAAGTTCGTTAGTAGATCATATAGAGAGAATAATATATATAGGTGGAAGTGAATGTGTAGGGTTTGGATCAGATTTTGATGGATGCAATGTTATAAATCCTTTAAAAGATTGTACATATTTATACTTAATAATAGATGAACTATTAAAAAGAAATTATAATAATGATTTTATAAAAAAAATATGTTATAAGAATTATTTAGATTTATTATCTAAATTTTACTAA